A stretch of the Chlorobiota bacterium genome encodes the following:
- a CDS encoding FtsX-like permease family protein has translation MLGFESFVARRYLRVKRKINLITIISVISTVGITIGVAALICVLSVFNGFNGVVRNLLVKFDPHIRITYSNKEINKLNFNEDSLTNIIFKNPQVKAVSSFADGRSAIITKNGLKIVQIHGVNKKDLINTIGLNEFITQGEFKDFKEGELPTIVIGGGLIYDLNVHRGDTISILSQNGLEESLLQSITPEIIRCVISGIFVSNNKDYDSYIAFVNLKTAKELFGRTVSNTGLQLRIKDFKESRKVADELKNSLSKDLVIETWEDLHKELFSVMELERWIAYFILLIIIIVAVFNILGSLTMTVIEKQRDIGILKTMGLNDKSILNIFLIQGSLIGVSGSILGVILGILICLAQVKYGLFKLDNSIYIIPSIPVELRFWDIFVITFSSLFLAITATIYPAKRASKIKPAEAIRWE, from the coding sequence ATGCTAGGATTTGAAAGTTTTGTTGCAAGAAGATACCTTCGAGTTAAAAGAAAAATAAATTTAATTACAATAATTTCAGTAATATCAACTGTTGGTATAACTATTGGTGTAGCTGCATTGATTTGTGTATTATCTGTGTTTAATGGATTCAATGGAGTAGTTAGAAATTTACTTGTAAAGTTTGACCCTCATATTAGAATTACATATTCAAATAAAGAAATAAACAAATTAAATTTCAATGAAGATTCGCTAACAAATATTATTTTTAAAAACCCTCAAGTTAAAGCTGTATCATCGTTTGCCGATGGCAGATCTGCAATTATAACAAAAAATGGTTTAAAAATTGTTCAAATTCATGGCGTTAATAAAAAGGATTTAATCAATACAATTGGGCTTAATGAATTCATAACTCAAGGTGAATTTAAAGACTTTAAAGAAGGAGAATTACCAACAATTGTAATAGGTGGAGGTTTAATTTATGACTTAAATGTACACAGGGGAGATACAATCTCTATTCTAAGTCAAAATGGTTTGGAGGAATCATTACTTCAATCAATCACACCTGAAATTATTAGATGCGTGATTTCGGGGATTTTTGTTTCTAATAATAAAGATTATGATTCATACATAGCATTTGTAAATTTAAAAACTGCAAAAGAACTTTTCGGAAGAACTGTTTCTAATACAGGATTGCAATTAAGAATAAAAGATTTTAAAGAATCCAGAAAAGTTGCAGATGAATTAAAAAATTCTTTATCAAAAGATTTAGTGATTGAAACTTGGGAAGATTTACATAAAGAACTATTCTCAGTTATGGAGCTTGAAAGATGGATAGCATACTTTATATTATTGATAATAATAATTGTTGCTGTTTTCAATATATTAGGATCACTTACAATGACTGTAATTGAAAAACAAAGGGATATTGGTATTTTAAAAACAATGGGATTAAATGATAAATCGATTCTAAATATATTTCTTATTCAAGGTTCACTAATTGGTGTTTCTGGTTCAATTTTAGGAGTAATTTTAGGTATATTAATTTGTCTTGCTCAAGTTAAATATGGTTTGTTTAAACTTGATAATTCAATTTATATAATCCCTTCAATCCCAGTTGAATTGAGATTTTGGGATATTTTTGTAATAACTTTTTCTTCTTTATTTCTTGCAATCACAGCAACCATTTATCCTGCTAAAAGAGCTTCAAAAATTAAGCCAGCAGAAGCAATTAGATGGGAATAA
- a CDS encoding fucose isomerase, whose product MKNKIYLVASGDLRLSANQHCWEAQLLMEDKLTKVLNDFGVEVIRAHGYDKSKKHGFIDSQSMGIEVFKGIPKKSSVIVAVAVWQYSHHVFSGLNTHKGDILTIANWSGKWPGLVGLLNLNASLTKDGINYSTLWSEDFLDEKFTQNLKTWIEKGKIKHDESHVIPFKDITFSKNKFKLGKEVAVKLKKEKAIMGVFDEGCMGMYNAIIPDSILHKTGLYKERLSQATLYAKMLTVSDSEAIDCYKWLVNKGVTFKFGRNEKTQLTKNQVIEQCKMYIASVRLSDEFGCDLIGIQYQQGLKDLTPASDLAEGMLNNVDRPPVFSEKNKKILYEGKAIPHFNEVDECAGLDALITNRLWILMGLSPETTLHDLRWGKDYEFENGKEFVWVLEISGAAPAEHFIGGYAGASSERQPPMYFKLGGGTLKGISKPGHIVWSRIYLKNEKLHCDIGIGNVVFLPQEETEFRWNETTSQWPIMHTIFKGVTRDQMMARHKSNHVQVAYANDEKTVIEAMINKAMAFHELGVKVYICGKNIV is encoded by the coding sequence ATGAAAAATAAAATATATTTAGTTGCAAGTGGAGATTTAAGGCTAAGTGCAAATCAACATTGTTGGGAAGCACAGTTATTAATGGAAGATAAATTAACTAAAGTATTAAATGACTTTGGAGTTGAAGTAATTAGAGCTCATGGTTATGATAAATCAAAAAAACATGGATTCATTGATAGTCAATCTATGGGAATTGAAGTATTTAAAGGTATTCCTAAAAAATCATCTGTTATTGTTGCTGTAGCTGTATGGCAATATTCTCATCATGTATTTTCAGGTTTAAATACTCATAAAGGAGATATTTTAACAATTGCAAATTGGAGTGGAAAATGGCCAGGATTGGTTGGATTATTAAATTTAAATGCTTCTCTAACTAAAGATGGTATTAACTATAGTACGCTTTGGAGCGAAGATTTTTTAGATGAAAAATTTACGCAAAACCTAAAAACTTGGATTGAAAAAGGGAAGATTAAACATGATGAATCTCATGTAATCCCATTTAAAGATATTACTTTTTCAAAAAACAAATTCAAATTGGGTAAAGAAGTTGCTGTAAAATTGAAAAAAGAAAAAGCAATTATGGGTGTGTTTGATGAAGGCTGTATGGGAATGTATAATGCCATTATTCCAGATAGTATTTTACATAAAACTGGTTTATATAAAGAAAGATTAAGCCAAGCTACATTATATGCTAAAATGTTGACTGTAAGTGATTCTGAAGCAATTGATTGTTATAAATGGTTAGTAAATAAAGGAGTTACTTTTAAATTTGGGAGAAATGAGAAAACTCAACTAACAAAGAATCAAGTTATTGAACAATGTAAGATGTATATTGCTTCAGTTAGGCTTTCGGATGAGTTTGGTTGTGATTTAATCGGGATACAATATCAACAAGGATTAAAAGACTTAACTCCAGCATCCGATTTAGCAGAAGGGATGTTGAACAATGTGGACAGACCACCAGTTTTTAGCGAAAAAAACAAAAAAATATTATATGAAGGAAAGGCTATTCCTCATTTCAACGAAGTTGACGAGTGTGCTGGACTCGATGCATTAATTACGAATAGATTATGGATATTGATGGGTTTAAGTCCTGAAACAACTTTACATGATTTAAGGTGGGGAAAAGATTATGAATTTGAGAATGGTAAAGAATTTGTGTGGGTTTTGGAAATTTCTGGTGCAGCTCCAGCTGAACATTTTATTGGTGGATATGCAGGTGCATCTAGTGAAAGGCAACCACCTATGTATTTTAAGTTAGGTGGAGGAACTTTAAAAGGAATTTCAAAACCTGGTCATATTGTTTGGAGTAGAATATATTTAAAAAATGAAAAATTACATTGTGATATAGGAATTGGGAATGTAGTTTTCTTACCACAAGAAGAGACAGAATTTAGATGGAACGAAACTACTTCTCAATGGCCAATAATGCATACTATATTTAAGGGAGTTACACGCGATCAAATGATGGCAAGGCATAAATCAAATCATGTTCAAGTAGCTTATGCAAATGACGAGAAGACAGTAATTGAGGCAATGATTAATAAAGCAATGGCTTTTCATGAACTTGGAGTTAAAGTATATATTTGTGGAAAAAATATTGTTTAA
- the rpmA gene encoding 50S ribosomal protein L27, which translates to MAHKKGGGSTRNGRDSNPQYLGVKRFGGQVVRSGNILVRQRGTKFFPGNNVGIGTDDTLFALTDGVVTFERKGKTRKQVSVYAS; encoded by the coding sequence ATGGCACACAAAAAAGGAGGTGGTTCCACTAGAAATGGACGAGATTCAAATCCTCAATATTTAGGAGTAAAAAGGTTTGGAGGTCAAGTTGTTCGTTCTGGTAACATATTAGTTCGTCAAAGAGGGACTAAATTTTTTCCAGGAAATAATGTAGGTATAGGTACAGATGATACTTTATTTGCACTAACTGATGGAGTTGTTACTTTTGAAAGAAAAGGTAAAACTCGAAAACAAGTTAGCGTTTATGCTTCATAA